The Humulus lupulus chromosome 3, drHumLupu1.1, whole genome shotgun sequence genome window below encodes:
- the LOC133823586 gene encoding protein virilizer homolog isoform X2, whose product MSIEAKQLLQMLVKIWELPNLGNDLSKVVSILVSVASSYANVSDRPNSYEELQNVTCEALKDLFDLYQWETENASAKLLEDGSFSGSEAQLTDKQLVDMLRHYFSFKRESLHVGHHQITQSTYVIMGLSVALLLCSGRESCFKFVCGGGMDELAHVFCYDRQNSTATTLLLLKVVEQATRFSFGCEGFLGWWPREEENIPTGISEGYSKLLNLLLQKPRHAVASLATHVLHRLRFYEVVSRYEFAVLSVLEEVSNIERITSASLDMLITAKLQLKKLLKLITSCSSIEDPSPVACATRLLNIGQAEGLLSYKASSSLIGSSDYFSNWDVNLHLLALLKDRGFLPLSVALLSSSTLPSEVGHAMDVYVEISSSIEAIIISLLFSRSGLIFMLQQPDHCATLIDALKGARGVNKDVCLPLRYASVLIANGFLCDSQEVGMIIVMHLRVVNAIDRLLKSSPSSEEFLWVLWELCGFARSDCGRHALLALGYFPEAMKILIEALHSAKEPEPVAKISGALPLNLAIFHSAAEIFEVIVTDSTASSLGSWIGHAVELHRALHSSSPGSNRKDAPTRLLEWIDAGVIYHKNGGIGILRYAAVLASGGDANLSSTTTVVSDLTDVENIIGDSSSGSDVNVMENLGKFVSEKTFDGVILRDSSIAQLTTALRILAFISENSSVAAALYDEGAITVIFTLLVNCRFMLERSSNSYDYLVDDGTECNSTSDLLLERYREQSLVDLLVPSLVLLINLLQKLQEAEEQHRNTKLMNALLRLHREVSPKLAACAADLSSSYPDSALGFGAICHLVASALACWPVYGWTPGLFHSLLASVQATSLLALGPKETCSLLCLLNDLFPEGGFWLWRNGMPLLSALRKLSVGTLLGPRKEKQVNWYLQPVHLEKLLAQLMPQLDKIAHIIQHYAISELVVIQDMLRVFIVRIGCRKAETCSILLQPILSWISDHVSDASSLSEMDSFKVFRYLDFLASLLEHPHAQAFLLKEGFIQMLTRVLGRCLAVIDSDGKQVLDTTSSTKCGFTILSWCVPAFKSFSLLCSSRTSVHHAGKHDSHDFEISTEDCAVILSYLLKFCQVLPVGKELLACLAVFKELGSDKVGQNSLVVIFNRVLSRTEEIGSHRGQERDDSGDYGILDEFEWRKQPPLLCCWKKLLQYIDTKDGFSDYAIESINVLSLGSLSFCMDGKSLKDQVVAVKFLFGIQDTKGADGAPEEHINYIHKLVSLLSSKIEDDEYLANYDIQTAFYQVLDSAKLLLSILQKPAGSVKANDIFSSGRVPISSDDLFSSKVHLMSDGEAERSEDYLFQGLGDKFLWECPETLPDRFSQTTLSAKRKMPSVEGSNRRARGENSPAENAAQNAFARGLGSSTTSSAPARRDTFRQRKPNTSRPPSMHVDDYVARERNVDGVTNSNVIAVQRVGATGGRPPSIHVDEFMARQRERQNPMSAVVGGDATQVKNATSMGEIASEKSSKPKQLKTDLDDDLHGIDIVFDGEDSESDDKLPFPQPDDNLQQPSPLTVEQNSPHSIVEETDSDVHESSQFSRLGTPLASNIDENTHSEFSSRMSISRPEKSLTREPSVTSDKKYLEQSEDMKNAITVNNSVGFDSVVASNNPGFPGSIYSNASPSLAQLPVDNRLTPQNLHPKNVQFPTMNVPVATGSQGHYDQRFLLSQPPLPPMPPPPTVAPMISQSSDLVTSQSSPFMNSMTDIQHPSLTAFQVHSEYVFNNSSASLGADAKFSRNSISSPSGSVRPPPPLPPTPPPFSSSPYNLTSNKNSTSQPLAHNQMEMASSTASGARTNAYAPAPQLSHLAFNRPGSIPANLYGNFPTQQVDNAPNILQNLSITQSSIQSIHSLAQLQPLQPPQLPRPPQPPQHLRPPMQASQQLDQGVSLQSPGHMQMHSLQMLQQPQASHMNTFYQQQQQDFSHVQLQHQVEHAQPQIINPLVDTASQQQQDPAMSLHEFFKSPEAIQSLLSDRDKLCQLLEQHPKLMQMLQERLGQL is encoded by the exons ATGTCCATTGAAGCTAAGCAACTTTTACAGATGTTGGTTAAGATTTGGGAGTTGCCGAATTTAGGGAATGACTTGAGTAAAGTTGTTAGCATTTTAGTCTCAGTAGCATCGTCCTATGCTAATGTTTCGGATAGGCCCAACAGCTATGAAGAGCTGCAGAATGTTACTTGTGAAGCCTTAAAGGATCTTTTTGATCTCTATCAATGGGAAACAGAGAATGCATCAGCCAAATTATTAGAAGATGGCTCCTTTTCTGGATCTGAGGCTCAATTAACTGATAAACAGTTGGTGGATATGTTGAGGCATTACTTCTCTTTTAAGAGGGAGTCCTTGCATGTTGGGCATCACCAGATCACACAG agtACATATGTCATCATGGGATTGAGTGTGGCTCTTCTTTTGTGCTCTGGTAGAGAGAGCTGCTTTAAATTTGTATGTGGTGGGGGAATGGATGAGCTTGCTCATGTTTTCTGCTATGACAGACAGAATTCTACTGCGACAACATTACTGTTACTTAAAGTTGTTGAGCAGGCTACTCGATTCTCTTTTGGTTGTGAAGGATTTTTAGGCTGGTGGCCTCGTGAAGAAGAAAACATTCCAACTGGTATTAGTGAAGGTTATAGTAAATTGTTGAATCTATTATTGCAAAAACCACGGCATGCTGTCGCTTCTCTTGCAACTCATGTTCTCCATCGCTTAAGATTCTATGAAGTTGTTTCTAGATATGAG TTTGCAGTTCTATCTGTTCTGGAAGAAGTTTCCAATATAGAGAGGATTACAAGTGCTAGTTTGGACATGCTTATCACTGCGAAATTGCAACTTAAAAAACTCTTG AAATTGATAACTTCATGTAGTTCAATCGAAGACCCTTCGCCAGTAGCCTGTGCAACCAGGTTACTGAATATTGGGCAAGCAGAAGGTTTGTTGTCATATAAGGCATCCAGTAGTTTGATTGGATCATCAGATTATTTTTCAAATTGGGATGTCAATTTACATCTTTTGGCACTTCTAAAG GACAGGGGCTTTCTACCTCTATCAGTTGCATTGTTATCATCATCTACTCTACCTTCAGAAGTGGGACATGCTATGGATGTATATGTGGAGATTTCATCCTCTATTGAAGCCATAATTATTTCGCTTCTCTTTAGTCGATCAG GTCTCATTTTCATGCTACAACAACCTGATCATTGTGCAACGCTAATAGATGCTCTAAAGGGAGCTAGGGGTGTGAATAAGGATGTTTGTCTTCCTCTTAGGTATGCATCTGTTTTGATAGCGAATGGATTCTTGTGTGATTCTCAAGAAGTTGGGATGATTATTGTGATGCACTTGAGGGTG GTAAATGCCATAGATCGTTTGCTCAAATCATCCCCAAGCTCGGAAGAGTTTTTATGGGTGCTGTGGGAACTATGTGGTTTTGCAAG GTCTGATTGTGGACGCCATGCTTTGTTGGCTTTGGGATATTTTCCAGAG GCTATGAAAATTTTGATTGAAGCGTTGCATTCTGCCAAGGAACCAGAGCCAGTTGCCAAAATTAGTG GAGCTTTGCCTCTAAATCTTGCCATATTTCACTCGGCGGCTGAGATTTTTGAAGTAATTGTTACtgattcaactgcctcttctctTGGTTCTTGGATTGGGCATGCTGTAGAACTCCATAGAGCATTGCATTCCTCGTCTCCAGGATCCAATCGAAAAGATGCTCCTACGAGGCTGTTGGAATGGATAGATGCTGGTGTAATCTATCATAAAAATGGGGGTATTGGCATTTTGCGGTATGCTGCTGTCTTAGCTTCTGGAGGAGATGCCAACTTAAGCTCAACAACCACAGTAGTGTCAGATCTAACAGATGTTGAAAACATTATTGGAGATTCCTCTAGTGGTTCTGATGTTAATGTTATGGAGAACCTTGGAAAATTCGTCTCTGAGAAGACTTTTGATGGAGTGATCCTTCGTGACTCATCTATAGCACAGTTGACAACAGCTTTAAGAATTTTAGCATTCATTTCAGAGAACTCA TCCGTTGCTGCTGCTCTATATGATGAAGGTGCCATAACAGTCATATTTACACTTCTGGTGAACTGTAGGTTCATGCTTGAAAGGTCATCAAACAGTTATG ATTACCTTGTTGACGATGGCACAGAATGCAATTCGACATCAGATTTACTTCTAGAACGTTATCGTGAACAGAGTTTAgtcgatcttttggttccttcCCTTGTGTTGTTGATCAACCTCTTGCAGAAACTACAG GAAGCTGAGGAGCAGCATAGAAATACCAAACTAATGAATGCGCTTCTTCGACTGCATCGAGAAGTTAG TCCAAAATTAGCAGCATGTGCAGCAGACTTATCCTCTTCTTACCCTGATTCTGCCCTTGGTTTTGGAGCTATATGCCATCTTGTTGCATCTGCGCTTGCTTGTTGGCCAGTATATGGTTGGACTCCTGGTCTCTTCCATTCCCTTCTTGCTAGTGTTCAAGCTACTTCATTGCTAGCCTTGGGTCCTAAGGAAACATGCAGCTTGCTCTGTCTATTG AATGATTTATTTCCTGAAGGAGGTTTCTGGCTTTGGAGAAATGGAATGCCCTTGTTGAGTGCCCTTAGAAAATTGTCTGTTGGTACATTATTAGGGCCCAGGAAGGAAAAGCAGGTCAATTGGTATCTTCAGCCTGTGCATCTGGAGAAGTTACTTGCTCAATTGATGCCACAGCTTGACAAAATTGCCCATATTATCCAGCATTATGCTATTTCT GAATTGGTGGTGATTCAGGACATGCTACGTGTTTTTATAGTACGAATTGGGTGCCGAAAGgctgaaacttgctccatccttctgCAGCCTATCTTGTCCTGGATAAGTGATCACGTCTCTGATGCTTCTTCCCTATCTGAAATGGACAGTTTCAAG GTTTTCAGATATCTTGATTTTCTTGCCAGCCTATTGGAGCATCCACATGCCCAG GCATTTTTGTTAAAGGAGGGTTTCATTCAGATGCTTACTAGAGTGCTGGGGAGGTGTTTAGCTGTTATTGATTCAGATGGAAAACAAGTTTTAGACACTACAAGTTCAACTAAATGTGGGTTTACTATTCTTAGTTGGTGTGTTCCTGCATTCAAGTCCTTCTCACTATTATGTAGTTCTCGAACATCTGTGCACCATGCTGGAAAACATGATTC GCACGACTTTGAAATTAGTACTGAGGACTGTGCTGTGATCTTATCATATCTCCTCAAATTCTGCCAG gTCCTACCAGTTGGAAAAGAGTTGTTGGCATGTCTTGCTGTTTTTAAAGAACTGGGATCTGACAAAGTAGGTCAGAATTCTTTGGTTGTTATTTTCAACCGTGTCCTATCCAGAACTGAGGAAATTGGATCACATAGAGGCCAGGAAAGGGATGACAGTGGAGATTATGGCATTCTTGATGAATTTGAATGGAGAAAACAGCCCCCTTTGCTATGCTGCTGGAAGAAGTTGTTACAATATATTGATACTAAAGATGGGTTTTCAGATTATGCCATTGAGTCTATTAATGTCTTGTCTTTGGGTTCTTTATCCTTTTGTATGGATGGGAAAAG TTTGAAGGACCAGGTGGTTGCAGTGAAGTTTCTTTTTGGCATTCAGGATACTAAAGGAGCAGATGGTGCTCCTGAAGAACATATAAACTATATACACAAATTAGTATCTCTGTTGAGTTCAAAGATTGAAGATGATGAATATTTGGCCAACTACGATATTCAAACTGCTTTTTATCAG GTTTTAGATTCTGCAAAATTGTTGCTGTCGATACTGCAAAAGCCCGCTGGTTCAGTAAAAGCAAATGACATATTTTCCAGTGGTCGGGTTCCTATTTCATCAGATGATCTGTTTTCTTCAAAAGTCCATCTGATGTCAGATGGTGAAGCTGAAAGGTCTGAAGATTATCTTTTCCAAGGACTTGGAGACAAGTTTCTGTGGGAATGCCCAGAAACATTACCTGATAGATTTTCTCAGACAACACTTTCTGCCAAACGGAAAATGCCATCTGTAGAAGGATCGAATAGGCGTGCTAGAGGAGAAAATTCTCCAGCTGAGAATGCAGCCCAAAATGCATTTGCACGAGGACTTGGATCATCTACTACCTCTTCTGCTCCTGCTCGGAGGGATACTTTTAGGCAGCGCAAACCGAACACTAGCAGGCCTCCTTCCATGCACGTGGATGACTATGTTGCAAGGGAAAGAAATGTTGACGGGGTTACGAATTCTAACGTAATTGCTGTTCAGCGAGTAGGAGCAACTGGTGGAAGACCTCCTTCAATTCATGTGGATGAATTTATGGCTAGACAGAGGGAACGCCAGAATCCCATGTCTGCAGTAGTCGGGGGGGATGCCACACAGGTCAAGAATGCAACTTCCATGGGTGAAATAGCTTCAGAGAAGTCCAGTAAACCTAAGCAATTGAAGACAGATCTTGATGATGATCTTCATGGGATTGATATAGTTTTTGATGGTGAGGATTCTGAATCCGATGACAAATTGCCCTTTCCTCAGCCAGATGATAATCTGCAGCAGCCCTCCCCCCTTACTGTTGAGCAAAATTCTCCCCACTCTATTGTTGAAGAGACAGACAGTGATGTTCATGAGAGTAGCCAATTTTCTCGTTTAGGCACGCCTTTAGCATCTAACATTGATGAAAACACACACAGTGAATTTTCTTCAAGGATGTCGATTTCACGTCCTGAAAAGTCCTTGACTAGAGAACCGAGTGTTACTTCGGATAAGAAGTATTTGGAGCAGTCTGAAGACATGAAGAATGCTATTACAGTCAATAATTCTGTTGGGTTTGATTCTGTGGTAGCATCAAACAATCCTGGGTTTCCTGGTTCTATATATAGTAATGCATCACCATCATTGGCACAGTTACCAGTGGATAATAGGTTGACTCCACAAAATTTACATCCAAAGAATGTTCAATTTCCCACTATGAATGTACCTGTAGCTACAGGGTCTCAAGGGCATTATGACCAGAGGTTTCTGCTAAGTCAACCTCCTTTACCTCCAATGCCACCACCTCCAACAGTTGCACCTATGATATCTCAGAGCTCTGATCTAGTTACAAGCCAGTCATCCCCATTTATGAATTCTATGACTGACATCCAGCATCCATCGCTAACAGCTTTCCAA GTTCATTCAGAGTACGTGTTTAACAACAGTTCTGCATCATTAGGGGCAGATGCCAAGTTCTCGAGGAATTCCATCTCTTCTCCCAGTGGATCTGTTAGGCCACCCCCACCACTTCCTCCTACTCCACCTCCTTTCTCATCTAGTCCATATAATTTAACTTCTAATAAAAATTCTACTTCCCAACCTTTAGCACACAACCAGATGGAGATGGCATCTTCAACTGCTTCAGGGGCCAGAACAAATGCTTATGCACCTGCTCCCCAATTGTCACACTTGGCTTTCAATAGGCCAGGATCAATCCCTGCGAATCTCTATGGAAACTTCCCAACTCAGCAGGTTGATAATGCACCAAATATCTTGCAGAATCTCTCCATTACTCAATCCTCCATTCAGTCGATTCATTCCCTTGCTCAGTTGCAGCCGCTGCAGCCACCTCAGCTTCCACGCCCCCCGCAGCCTCCACAACACCTTAGGCCACCCATGCAAGCTTCACAGCAGTTGGACCAAGGCGTGTCTTTGCAAAGTCCTGGTCACATGCAAATGCATTCCTTACAGATGCTACAGCAACCACAGGCTTCTCATATGAATACATTTTATCAGCAACAGCAACAAGACTTTTCTCATGTGCAGCTGCAGCATCAAGTTGAACATGCACAGCCACAAATAATTAACCCGCTTGTGGATACTGCTTCTCAACAGCAACAAGATCCAGCAATGTCATTACATGAGTTTTTTAAATCACCCGAAGCTATTCAG TCTTTATTGAGTGACAGGGACAAACTCTGCCAGCTTTTGGAGCAGCATCCAAAGTTAATGCAGATGCTTCAG GAGAGATTGGGACAATTATAG